The Taeniopygia guttata chromosome 19, bTaeGut7.mat, whole genome shotgun sequence genome window below encodes:
- the SRR gene encoding serine racemase isoform X2: MAALPLGLSEVRDAERRLRGLIHRTPLLTCAGLDRMAGRRLLFKCELLQKTGSFKIRGALNAVRSLVEQRQRSGREPPRAVVTHSSGNHGQALACAARAEGIPAYIVVPRTAPQCKQDAIRAYGATLVPCDPNDQSRAETASTVVQETGGVLVHPNQELAVIAGQGTIALEVLEQAPQVNAVVVPVGGGGMVAGIAVAIKALRPDVKVFAAEPSNVDDCYQSKVRGELTPNLHPRDTIADAVKTSIGPNTWPIIRDLVDDVLTVSEEEIKRATWLVWERMKLLIEPTAGVGLAAVLSEQFQAVPWDVQNVCIVLCGGNVDLRSLTWLTDLSGKAE, translated from the exons ATGGCGGCGCTGCCGCTGGGGCTGAGCGAGGTGCGGGATGCGGAGCGGCGGCTGCGGGGCCTCATCCATCGCACCCCGCTGCTCACCTGCGCGGGGCTGGACCGCATGGCCGGCAGGAGGCTGCTCTTCAAGTGCGAGCTGTTGCAAAAGACCGGGTCCTTCAAG attCGCGGTGCCCTGAACGCCGTGAGGAGCCTCGTGGAGCAAAGGCAGCGCAGCGGCCGAGAGCCGCCCCGCGCCGTGGTGACACACAGCAGCGGCAACCACGGGCAGGCACTGGCCTGTGCTGCTCGGGCAGAAG GTATTCCTGCCTACATCGTGGTGCCCCGGACTGCCCCGCAGTGTAAGCAAGATGCCATTCGTGCCTACGGTGCCACACTGGTGCCGTGTGATCCCAATGACCAG TCCAGAGCCGAGACAGCATCCACTGTAGTCCAGGAGACAGGAGGAGTCCTGGTGCACCCCAACCAGGAGCTGGCAGTGATTGCAGGGCAAGGCACCATCgccctggaggtgctggagcag GCACCCCAGGTAAATGCAGTGGTGGTTCCCGTTGGAGGTGGAGGAATGGTTGCAGGAATAGCAGTCGCCATCAAG GCTTTGAGGCCAGATGTGAAGGTGTTTGCTGCTGAGCCAAGCAACGTGGATGACTGTTACCAGTCCAAGGTCCGAGGGGAGCTGACCCCCAACCTCCACCCACGGGACACCATCGCAGATGCAGTAAAAACCAGCATCGGGCCCAACACATGGCCCATCATCAGGGATTTGGTTGATGATGtcctgacagtctcagaggaaGAAATCAAG CGAGCCACGTGGCTGGTGTGGGAAAGGATGAAGCTGCTGATCGAGCCAACAGCAGGCGTGGGACTGGCGGCCGTGCTCTCGGAGCAGTTCCAGGCAGTCCCCTGGGACGTGCAGAACGTTTGCATCGTGCTGTGCGGGGGAAACGTGGACCTGAGATCCCTGACCTGGCTCACAGACCTCTCTGGGAAAGCAGAATGA
- the SRR gene encoding serine racemase isoform X3: protein MPFVPTVPHWCRVIPMTRAETASTVVQETGGVLVHPNQELAVIAGQGTIALEVLEQAPQVNAVVVPVGGGGMVAGIAVAIKALRPDVKVFAAEPSNVDDCYQSKVRGELTPNLHPRDTIADAVKTSIGPNTWPIIRDLVDDVLTVSEEEIKRATWLVWERMKLLIEPTAGVGLAAVLSEQFQAVPWDVQNVCIVLCGGNVDLRSLTWLTDLSGKAE from the exons ATGCCATTCGTGCCTACGGTGCCACACTGGTGCCGTGTGATCCCAATGACCAG AGCCGAGACAGCATCCACTGTAGTCCAGGAGACAGGAGGAGTCCTGGTGCACCCCAACCAGGAGCTGGCAGTGATTGCAGGGCAAGGCACCATCgccctggaggtgctggagcag GCACCCCAGGTAAATGCAGTGGTGGTTCCCGTTGGAGGTGGAGGAATGGTTGCAGGAATAGCAGTCGCCATCAAG GCTTTGAGGCCAGATGTGAAGGTGTTTGCTGCTGAGCCAAGCAACGTGGATGACTGTTACCAGTCCAAGGTCCGAGGGGAGCTGACCCCCAACCTCCACCCACGGGACACCATCGCAGATGCAGTAAAAACCAGCATCGGGCCCAACACATGGCCCATCATCAGGGATTTGGTTGATGATGtcctgacagtctcagaggaaGAAATCAAG CGAGCCACGTGGCTGGTGTGGGAAAGGATGAAGCTGCTGATCGAGCCAACAGCAGGCGTGGGACTGGCGGCCGTGCTCTCGGAGCAGTTCCAGGCAGTCCCCTGGGACGTGCAGAACGTTTGCATCGTGCTGTGCGGGGGAAACGTGGACCTGAGATCCCTGACCTGGCTCACAGACCTCTCTGGGAAAGCAGAATGA
- the SRR gene encoding serine racemase isoform X1: protein MAALPLGLSEVRDAERRLRGLIHRTPLLTCAGLDRMAGRRLLFKCELLQKTGSFKLSLQIRGALNAVRSLVEQRQRSGREPPRAVVTHSSGNHGQALACAARAEGIPAYIVVPRTAPQCKQDAIRAYGATLVPCDPNDQSRAETASTVVQETGGVLVHPNQELAVIAGQGTIALEVLEQAPQVNAVVVPVGGGGMVAGIAVAIKALRPDVKVFAAEPSNVDDCYQSKVRGELTPNLHPRDTIADAVKTSIGPNTWPIIRDLVDDVLTVSEEEIKRATWLVWERMKLLIEPTAGVGLAAVLSEQFQAVPWDVQNVCIVLCGGNVDLRSLTWLTDLSGKAE from the exons ATGGCGGCGCTGCCGCTGGGGCTGAGCGAGGTGCGGGATGCGGAGCGGCGGCTGCGGGGCCTCATCCATCGCACCCCGCTGCTCACCTGCGCGGGGCTGGACCGCATGGCCGGCAGGAGGCTGCTCTTCAAGTGCGAGCTGTTGCAAAAGACCGGGTCCTTCAAG ctctccctgcagattCGCGGTGCCCTGAACGCCGTGAGGAGCCTCGTGGAGCAAAGGCAGCGCAGCGGCCGAGAGCCGCCCCGCGCCGTGGTGACACACAGCAGCGGCAACCACGGGCAGGCACTGGCCTGTGCTGCTCGGGCAGAAG GTATTCCTGCCTACATCGTGGTGCCCCGGACTGCCCCGCAGTGTAAGCAAGATGCCATTCGTGCCTACGGTGCCACACTGGTGCCGTGTGATCCCAATGACCAG TCCAGAGCCGAGACAGCATCCACTGTAGTCCAGGAGACAGGAGGAGTCCTGGTGCACCCCAACCAGGAGCTGGCAGTGATTGCAGGGCAAGGCACCATCgccctggaggtgctggagcag GCACCCCAGGTAAATGCAGTGGTGGTTCCCGTTGGAGGTGGAGGAATGGTTGCAGGAATAGCAGTCGCCATCAAG GCTTTGAGGCCAGATGTGAAGGTGTTTGCTGCTGAGCCAAGCAACGTGGATGACTGTTACCAGTCCAAGGTCCGAGGGGAGCTGACCCCCAACCTCCACCCACGGGACACCATCGCAGATGCAGTAAAAACCAGCATCGGGCCCAACACATGGCCCATCATCAGGGATTTGGTTGATGATGtcctgacagtctcagaggaaGAAATCAAG CGAGCCACGTGGCTGGTGTGGGAAAGGATGAAGCTGCTGATCGAGCCAACAGCAGGCGTGGGACTGGCGGCCGTGCTCTCGGAGCAGTTCCAGGCAGTCCCCTGGGACGTGCAGAACGTTTGCATCGTGCTGTGCGGGGGAAACGTGGACCTGAGATCCCTGACCTGGCTCACAGACCTCTCTGGGAAAGCAGAATGA